In one Achromobacter spanius genomic region, the following are encoded:
- a CDS encoding ABC transporter permease: MLTNPFSGGAQSRMSRFLQSDLWWSLRNDYVAMGAGIVLLAVVLLAVFAPWIAPQNPYDLAQLDLLNAELPPFWVDGADPQFLLGTDTQGRDVWSAILYGSRMSLAIGLATVVLSLAIGLLVGLAAGYFGGWIDNALMRVGDTLLSIPTILVAILVTAVFRQLLPPGLRETLSAVILILAISMTNWVQYARTVRASALVERGKEYVQAARLIRVSPLRIMLTHILPNTLTPVMVTATLNLGLAVLIEATLSFLGVGMPPTEPSLGTLIRLGNQFLFSGQWWVVVFPALYLSLIVLVVNLLGDWLRDALNPRLR, encoded by the coding sequence ATGCTCACTAACCCCTTTTCGGGCGGCGCGCAAAGCCGGATGTCCCGCTTTCTGCAAAGCGACTTATGGTGGAGCCTGCGCAACGATTACGTGGCGATGGGCGCGGGCATCGTGCTGCTGGCCGTGGTGTTGCTGGCGGTATTCGCGCCGTGGATCGCGCCGCAGAACCCCTACGACCTGGCGCAGCTTGACTTGTTGAACGCCGAACTGCCGCCGTTCTGGGTGGATGGCGCCGACCCGCAATTCCTGCTGGGCACCGATACGCAGGGCCGCGACGTATGGTCGGCCATTCTGTATGGCTCGCGCATGTCGCTTGCCATCGGCCTGGCCACCGTGGTGCTGTCCTTGGCGATCGGCCTGCTGGTGGGGCTGGCGGCCGGCTATTTCGGCGGCTGGATCGACAACGCGCTGATGCGGGTGGGCGACACGCTGCTCAGCATTCCCACGATTCTTGTCGCCATTCTGGTGACGGCGGTGTTCCGCCAATTGCTGCCGCCCGGCCTGCGCGAAACGCTGTCGGCGGTGATCCTTATCCTGGCCATCTCCATGACCAACTGGGTGCAGTACGCCCGCACGGTACGCGCGTCGGCGCTGGTGGAACGCGGCAAGGAATACGTGCAGGCGGCGAGGCTGATCCGGGTCAGCCCGTTGCGCATCATGCTGACGCACATCCTGCCCAACACGCTGACGCCGGTGATGGTGACGGCCACGCTGAACCTGGGGCTGGCGGTGCTGATCGAGGCCACGCTGAGCTTTCTGGGCGTGGGCATGCCGCCGACCGAACCCTCGCTGGGCACGCTGATCCGCCTGGGCAACCAATTTCTTTTTTCGGGGCAGTGGTGGGTGGTGGTCTTCCCCGCGCTGTATCTAAGCCTGATCGTGCTGGTGGTGAACCTGCTGGGCGATTGGCTGCGTGATGCGCTCAACCCCCGTCTGCGCTGA
- a CDS encoding amidohydrolase family protein, with protein MENATLYTQVRPAGGELTTVLVRDGRIQSLGGTAPEGAAVVDGGGALMLPGLIDAHAHLDKTMYGMPWYRNDVGPRLIDKIENERAEKKRLGIDPYRQSARQIVMSIADGTSHIRSHVDVDTDIGLAAIEGVMRAREQYRDQIDVELVAFPQSGLLIRPGTLELMDEALRMGAEVVGGLDPAGMDRDPKGHLDAIFALADKHGKPIDIHLHEAGELGAFSMQMTIDRVLALGMQGKVTLSHSFCLGMPDTQAVQALTDGLLHAGIHIMTTGSASRPVPNVARLRAAGVTVCTGNDGMRDTWGPYGKPDMLERTMLVGLRNNFRRDDELAMALDVATYGNARVMKLADYGLAPGCHADFVLVDAETVAEAIVARPVRKLVVKRGRVVARDGRALVSAP; from the coding sequence ATGGAAAATGCAACGCTGTACACCCAGGTCCGCCCCGCCGGCGGGGAACTCACCACGGTGCTGGTGCGCGACGGCCGCATCCAATCGCTGGGGGGCACGGCGCCCGAGGGCGCGGCGGTGGTGGACGGGGGCGGTGCGCTGATGCTGCCGGGGCTGATCGACGCCCATGCCCATCTGGACAAGACGATGTACGGCATGCCCTGGTACCGCAACGACGTCGGCCCGAGGCTGATCGACAAGATCGAGAACGAACGCGCCGAAAAAAAGCGCCTGGGCATAGACCCGTACCGGCAATCGGCGCGGCAGATCGTGATGTCGATTGCCGATGGCACCAGCCACATCCGCAGCCATGTGGACGTGGATACCGACATTGGCCTGGCCGCCATTGAAGGCGTGATGCGTGCTCGCGAGCAATATCGCGACCAGATCGATGTGGAATTGGTGGCGTTTCCGCAAAGCGGCCTGCTGATCCGGCCGGGCACGCTGGAACTGATGGACGAAGCGCTGCGCATGGGGGCCGAGGTAGTGGGCGGGCTGGACCCGGCCGGCATGGACCGCGATCCCAAGGGCCATCTTGACGCCATCTTTGCGCTGGCCGACAAGCACGGCAAGCCCATTGACATCCACCTGCACGAAGCGGGCGAGCTGGGCGCGTTTTCGATGCAGATGACCATCGACCGCGTGCTGGCGCTGGGCATGCAGGGCAAGGTCACCTTGTCGCACTCGTTCTGCCTGGGCATGCCCGACACGCAGGCCGTCCAGGCGCTGACCGATGGGCTCTTGCACGCGGGCATACACATCATGACGACGGGTTCGGCCTCGCGTCCCGTGCCCAACGTGGCGCGGCTGCGCGCGGCCGGCGTCACTGTCTGTACCGGCAACGACGGCATGCGCGATACCTGGGGGCCCTACGGCAAGCCGGACATGCTGGAACGCACCATGCTGGTGGGCCTGCGCAACAACTTCCGCCGCGACGACGAACTGGCGATGGCGCTGGACGTGGCCACCTACGGCAACGCGCGCGTGATGAAGCTGGCCGACTACGGCCTGGCTCCGGGCTGCCACGCCGACTTCGTGCTGGTGGACGCCGAAACCGTGGCCGAGGCCATTGTGGCGCGGCCGGTGCGCAAGCTGGTCGTCAAGCGCGGCCGCGTCGTGGCGCGCGATGGACGCGCCTTGGTGAGCGCGCCGTGA
- a CDS encoding amidohydrolase family protein, producing MPAAEGPILLTARWVVGHENGRHCLYENGELVFEGDRILYVGHRYPGFVARRHDYGRAVIGPGFVDLDALSDLDTTILGFDNSPAWQKGRIWPETYMKQGPYEMYSAAELAFQKRYAFAQLIRNGITTALPIASLFYRVWGETRDEFLSAANAAGELGLRVYLGPAYRSGHTYVDAQGNIRCHYDEARGMVGLAEALAFCDDIDNRYDSRYNGRIRAMLAPDRIETCTPDLLRASAAAAREREIPIRLHCCQSRLEYDLVLEQHGMSPPEWLQSLDFLSPRALLPHGTYVSGSRHISRPGRDLEIIRDAGASIVHCPLVSARHGAALASFASYRKLGVNIGMGTDTWPPDMVQNMQVGMMLCRVAEGATEAVRAEDYYDAATVGGADALGRPDLGRLAVGAKADIVVFDFSHDRNGQMIDPIQTLMISGSGRDVSQVIIDGRFVMVDGRIPGFDARLAQEQAQSQFDGLVARYPDRTWGHPPVEQIFSSSYPRPARSPS from the coding sequence ATGCCCGCCGCCGAAGGCCCCATCCTGCTTACCGCCCGCTGGGTGGTGGGCCACGAAAACGGGCGGCACTGCCTGTACGAAAACGGCGAGCTCGTCTTTGAAGGCGATCGCATCCTGTATGTGGGTCACCGGTATCCCGGGTTCGTCGCGCGCCGCCATGACTACGGCCGCGCGGTGATTGGCCCCGGCTTCGTGGACCTGGACGCCTTGTCGGACCTGGACACGACCATCCTGGGTTTCGACAATTCCCCCGCTTGGCAAAAGGGCCGCATCTGGCCCGAGACCTATATGAAGCAGGGGCCGTACGAGATGTACTCGGCCGCCGAGCTGGCGTTCCAGAAGCGCTATGCCTTCGCGCAGTTGATCCGCAACGGCATCACCACGGCCTTGCCCATTGCCTCGCTGTTCTATCGGGTCTGGGGCGAAACCCGCGACGAGTTCCTGTCGGCCGCCAACGCGGCGGGGGAACTGGGCCTGCGTGTCTACCTGGGGCCGGCTTACCGCAGCGGGCATACCTATGTGGATGCCCAGGGCAATATCCGCTGCCATTACGACGAAGCGCGCGGCATGGTGGGGCTGGCCGAAGCGCTGGCGTTCTGCGACGACATCGACAACCGCTACGACAGCCGCTACAACGGCCGCATCCGCGCGATGCTGGCGCCCGACCGCATCGAAACTTGTACGCCGGACCTGCTGCGTGCATCGGCCGCCGCCGCGCGCGAACGCGAAATTCCGATTCGGCTGCATTGCTGCCAGTCGCGCCTGGAATACGACCTGGTGTTGGAACAGCACGGCATGAGCCCGCCGGAATGGTTGCAAAGCCTGGACTTTCTATCGCCACGCGCCTTGCTGCCGCACGGCACGTATGTGTCCGGCTCACGCCATATTTCGCGCCCGGGCCGCGACCTTGAAATCATCCGCGACGCGGGCGCCAGCATCGTGCATTGCCCGCTGGTATCCGCGCGCCATGGCGCCGCGCTGGCCTCGTTCGCAAGCTATCGCAAGCTGGGCGTCAACATCGGCATGGGCACCGACACCTGGCCGCCCGACATGGTGCAGAACATGCAGGTGGGCATGATGCTGTGCCGGGTGGCGGAAGGGGCCACCGAGGCGGTGCGCGCCGAAGACTATTACGACGCGGCCACGGTCGGCGGGGCCGATGCGCTGGGCCGCCCGGACCTGGGCCGCCTGGCCGTGGGCGCCAAGGCCGACATCGTCGTCTTTGATTTTTCGCACGATCGCAATGGCCAGATGATCGACCCGATACAGACCCTGATGATCAGCGGCAGCGGCCGCGACGTGTCGCAGGTCATCATCGATGGGCGCTTCGTCATGGTGGATGGCCGCATCCCCGGCTTTGACGCCCGCCTGGCGCAAGAGCAGGCGCAGTCGCAATTCGACGGCCTGGTGGCGCGCTACCCCGACCGCACCTGGGGGCATCCTCCGGTCGAACAGATTTTTTCTTCCAGCTATCCGCGTCCCGCAAGGAGCCCGTCATGA
- a CDS encoding ABC transporter ATP-binding protein — MMAVVPNTAPPPAAIPTLSVRGLSVEFPTRHGTLVATRDISFDIQPGEILGMVGESGAGKSLTGMAVIGLLEPPGRLGAGEIHLAGKRIDNLPPKARQRLRGKEIGAIFQDPLTSLHPLFTVGDQLVETIRHHDKGSATAARARALELLQAVGIPAADKRIDHYPHQFSGGMRQRVVIALALAARPALIIADEPTTALDVSVQAQITALLRRLCREQGTAVLLVTHDMGVIAETADRVAVMYAGRIVEIGPVLDVLRRPGHPYTQGLMNAIPGLRHRAARLNQIDGAMPRLHAMPAGCAFHPRCAQAGPRCTQTRPPLAASPSGATVSACWLHQEGVAHAA, encoded by the coding sequence ATGATGGCAGTCGTACCCAATACCGCGCCGCCGCCCGCCGCCATTCCGACCTTGTCGGTACGTGGCCTGTCGGTTGAATTTCCCACGCGCCACGGCACGTTGGTAGCCACGCGCGACATCAGTTTCGATATCCAGCCCGGCGAAATCCTGGGCATGGTGGGCGAGTCCGGCGCGGGCAAGTCCCTGACCGGCATGGCGGTGATTGGCCTGCTGGAGCCGCCCGGGCGCTTGGGCGCGGGTGAGATTCATCTGGCGGGCAAGCGCATCGACAACCTGCCGCCCAAGGCGCGCCAGCGTTTGCGCGGCAAAGAGATCGGCGCGATTTTTCAGGACCCGCTGACCAGCCTGCACCCGCTGTTCACCGTGGGCGACCAGTTGGTCGAAACCATTCGCCACCACGACAAGGGCTCCGCCACGGCCGCCCGCGCCCGCGCGCTGGAACTCTTGCAGGCCGTGGGCATACCCGCGGCCGACAAGCGCATAGACCACTATCCACATCAGTTTTCGGGTGGCATGCGGCAACGGGTGGTGATTGCCCTGGCCTTGGCGGCACGCCCCGCACTGATCATCGCGGACGAACCCACGACCGCGCTGGACGTCTCGGTGCAGGCGCAGATCACCGCGCTGCTGCGCAGGCTGTGCCGCGAGCAGGGCACGGCCGTGCTGCTGGTCACGCACGACATGGGCGTGATTGCTGAAACCGCGGATCGCGTGGCGGTGATGTACGCGGGCCGCATCGTAGAGATCGGCCCGGTGCTGGACGTGTTGCGCCGCCCCGGCCACCCGTACACGCAGGGCTTGATGAACGCCATTCCCGGCCTGCGCCACCGCGCGGCGCGCTTGAACCAGATCGACGGCGCCATGCCGCGCCTGCACGCCATGCCCGCAGGCTGCGCGTTCCACCCACGCTGCGCGCAGGCGGGGCCGCGTTGCACGCAGACTCGCCCGCCACTGGCGGCTTCGCCCTCGGGCGCCACGGTCAGCGCTTGCTGGCTGCATCAGGAAGGAGTGGCTCATGCCGCGTAA
- a CDS encoding ABC transporter ATP-binding protein: MPRNDDVLLRADDLACWFDVSPPWLERTLSRQPEQTLKAVDGVSLAVPRGTTLSIVGESGCGKSTLAKLLVGLVAPTRGKLEYGRNRSGGVLHPQMIFQDPYASLNPRWRVGNIVAEPIITLGLRQTPADTRRRVDELLELVGLSASDASRFPHEFSGGQRQRISIARALATEAEFLVCDEPTSALDVSVQAQILNLMGDLQKEFGLTYVFISHNLSVVRHVSDSVAVMYLGRIVEQAAADQLFESPQHPYTRMLLDTIPDLEDPRRDREPMGGEVPNPIQPPSGCTFHPRCPEARQECRVDVPEVSRVAGRQLRCHAVRWERAVAA; this comes from the coding sequence ATGCCGCGTAACGACGATGTGCTGCTGCGGGCCGACGACCTGGCCTGCTGGTTCGACGTGTCGCCGCCCTGGCTGGAACGCACGCTGTCGCGCCAACCCGAGCAAACGCTGAAGGCGGTGGACGGCGTGTCACTGGCGGTGCCAAGAGGCACCACCTTGAGCATCGTGGGCGAATCCGGCTGCGGTAAGTCCACACTGGCCAAGCTGTTGGTGGGCCTGGTCGCGCCCACGCGCGGCAAGCTGGAATATGGCCGCAACCGATCGGGCGGCGTGCTGCATCCGCAAATGATCTTCCAGGATCCCTATGCCAGCCTGAACCCGCGCTGGCGCGTCGGCAATATCGTGGCCGAGCCCATCATCACGCTGGGCCTGCGCCAGACGCCGGCGGATACGCGCCGCCGTGTGGACGAGCTGCTGGAACTTGTGGGCCTGTCCGCCAGCGACGCGAGCCGTTTTCCGCATGAGTTCTCGGGCGGGCAGCGGCAACGCATTTCGATTGCGCGGGCGCTTGCGACCGAGGCGGAATTCCTGGTCTGTGACGAGCCGACGTCCGCGTTGGACGTGTCGGTGCAGGCGCAGATCCTGAACCTGATGGGCGATCTGCAAAAGGAATTCGGGCTGACGTATGTCTTCATCAGCCACAACCTGTCGGTGGTGCGCCACGTGTCCGATAGCGTGGCGGTGATGTATCTGGGCAGGATCGTGGAACAGGCCGCGGCGGATCAGTTGTTTGAATCCCCGCAGCATCCATACACGCGCATGCTGCTGGACACGATTCCCGACCTGGAAGACCCCCGGCGTGACCGCGAGCCCATGGGCGGCGAAGTGCCCAACCCGATCCAGCCGCCTTCGGGGTGTACGTTTCACCCGCGCTGTCCCGAGGCCAGGCAGGAATGCCGGGTGGATGTGCCCGAAGTCAGCCGGGTGGCGGGACGCCAACTGCGCTGCCACGCGGTGCGGTGGGAACGGGCGGTGGCGGCCTAG
- a CDS encoding TRAP transporter large permease has protein sequence MSQLMIVSMLIFFGLSVPVAVSIGLASLAGVGSSGLPWVVVAQQLYAALDKYPLVAIPFFILAGNLMEAGGISERMVEFAKSVVGGIQGGLACTCVLTCMIFAAVAGSSVATTFAVGAILIPAMVRHGYPAPFAASLQASAAELGVIIPPSIPMILYAVSTDTSTGELFIAGVMPGILIGLALMFYVWFYAKRNNLGKRDGEGRLPLWPALKNAWLALMMPAIILGGIYGGVFTPTEASVVAVVYAVVVGKFIYRRLSFKQLSVTLHKSVVSTAVIMFVIANAGVFSFLLNRAGVPDALGTWLSHIFDTKFTFLMGMNVALFLIGMFIETSASIVVLAPLLLPVALTFGVEPVHFGIIMVVNLALGMITPPFGVNLFAASAVAKLPLERLIKPLIPFVGVVIVCLLVITYWPGLSLGLRDMVYAK, from the coding sequence ATGTCCCAATTAATGATTGTCTCGATGCTGATCTTCTTCGGGCTGTCCGTACCGGTCGCCGTGTCGATCGGCCTGGCCAGCCTGGCGGGGGTTGGCAGTTCCGGCCTGCCTTGGGTGGTTGTCGCGCAGCAGTTGTACGCCGCGTTGGACAAGTACCCGCTGGTGGCCATTCCCTTCTTCATCCTGGCCGGCAACCTGATGGAGGCCGGCGGCATTTCCGAACGCATGGTGGAATTCGCCAAGAGCGTGGTGGGCGGCATCCAGGGCGGCCTGGCCTGCACCTGCGTGCTGACCTGCATGATCTTCGCGGCGGTGGCCGGCTCCAGCGTGGCCACGACGTTTGCCGTGGGCGCCATCCTGATCCCCGCGATGGTCCGCCACGGCTACCCTGCCCCGTTCGCCGCGTCGCTACAGGCCAGCGCGGCGGAATTGGGCGTGATCATTCCACCGTCGATTCCGATGATTCTGTACGCCGTGTCCACCGACACGTCGACCGGCGAGCTCTTCATTGCCGGCGTGATGCCGGGCATCCTGATCGGCCTGGCGCTGATGTTCTACGTGTGGTTCTACGCCAAGCGCAACAATCTGGGCAAGCGCGACGGCGAAGGCCGCCTGCCGCTGTGGCCGGCGCTGAAGAACGCCTGGCTGGCGCTGATGATGCCCGCCATCATCCTGGGCGGCATCTACGGCGGCGTGTTCACGCCCACCGAAGCCTCGGTGGTGGCGGTGGTGTATGCGGTGGTGGTGGGCAAGTTCATCTACCGCCGCCTGAGCTTCAAGCAACTGTCCGTGACGCTGCACAAGTCGGTGGTGTCCACCGCCGTGATCATGTTCGTGATCGCGAATGCCGGCGTGTTCAGCTTCCTGCTCAACCGCGCGGGCGTGCCCGATGCGCTGGGCACGTGGCTGTCGCATATCTTCGACACGAAGTTCACGTTCCTGATGGGCATGAACGTGGCGCTGTTCCTGATCGGGATGTTCATCGAAACGTCGGCGTCCATCGTGGTGCTGGCGCCCTTGCTGTTGCCGGTGGCCTTGACGTTCGGCGTGGAGCCGGTGCACTTCGGCATCATCATGGTGGTCAACCTGGCGTTGGGCATGATCACGCCGCCGTTCGGGGTGAACCTGTTCGCGGCATCGGCGGTGGCCAAGCTGCCGCTTGAACGCTTGATCAAACCGCTGATTCCGTTTGTGGGGGTGGTGATCGTCTGCCTGCTGGTGATCACGTATTGGCCCGGCCTGTCGTTGGGTCTGCGGGATATGGTCTACGCGAAATAG
- a CDS encoding TRAP transporter small permease: MRLLCAFDRGLFKLVSVLAQLLMVAAAAAAFYQVIARFILQSPADWSEVLTRALLIWTVLLGVALAFRHGAMISVELLRNLLGGKKRRVLEAVIGLICASFLGFLAWIGGNMTYRVRFQNVPSLDISISWIYLAIPVGATLAAIAVLARLCAGEEDDVPVRNDAQG, translated from the coding sequence ATGCGTTTGCTTTGCGCTTTCGACCGCGGCCTGTTCAAGCTGGTCTCGGTCCTTGCCCAACTTCTGATGGTGGCCGCCGCGGCCGCCGCCTTCTACCAGGTCATTGCCCGCTTCATCCTGCAATCGCCGGCCGACTGGAGCGAGGTGCTGACCCGCGCCCTCCTGATCTGGACCGTGCTGCTGGGCGTGGCGCTGGCCTTTCGCCATGGCGCGATGATCAGCGTGGAGTTGCTGCGCAACCTATTGGGCGGAAAGAAGCGGCGCGTGCTTGAAGCGGTGATCGGGCTGATCTGCGCCAGCTTCCTGGGATTTCTGGCCTGGATCGGCGGCAACATGACCTATCGGGTGCGCTTCCAGAACGTGCCCAGCCTGGATATCTCGATTTCGTGGATCTATCTGGCGATCCCCGTTGGCGCAACGCTTGCCGCCATCGCCGTGCTGGCCCGCTTGTGCGCGGGCGAAGAAGACGACGTGCCGGTGCGCAACGACGCACAAGGCTAA